The Falsibacillus albus nucleotide sequence TGTCATATGATCATCACCCAACTCGTCATGATTTTGAAAACTGCTCGAATACCTTCATTAGTTCTTCAATCGATTCATCCCCATTGCCTGCTTCAATCGCACCGCGGACGCAGTGATGCGTGTGTTTTTCCAACAAATTCAAACCGACCTTCTTCATGGCAGCATTAATGGCGGATAGTTGGACTAGAATATCAACGCAGTAGCGGTCTTCGTTCACCATTTTCTGGATGCCCCTAACTTGCCCTTCAATCCGTTTCAATCGATTGATCAATTTTTCTTTATCTTCATTTGAACGATGTGTCTTTTTATCAGGTTGTTTCATTTCATGATCCATCAACCATCACCTCTTCCTCTTTACTATACCCCCGTATAGTATAAGTGTCAAATTTGATGCTTCGCTTATATCATACCCTTTCCAACCAAATATCAATCTAATAAGCGACCGTCTCAAAGTTAATCTTTATATCTTAATACCCTGCAGGCTACACGTATATTTTCTGCCCATGTTTACAAGAATAAAATATTAGAAAATCATTGATAATTTCATCTATGTTTGAACAAATTATACCGGGGTATCGAATAATAGATAATATTTTCCGGGAGGGATTCGATGACATTACTGACTACGATTGCTTATATTTCAGTTTTTTTAGGAATATTATCGGCGATCACTATCTTATTGGACATTATTAAACACCCGCAGCCAATGAAGATCATGAACATTGTTTGGCCAATAAATGGACTTTACTTAGGACCATTCGGAATATGGGCTTATTGGGTAATGGGAAGATCCAAGAATGACCACTCGCATCACCATGAAAACCACGAAGATGATTCTAGGGAAGGCCATGATCATGAAAGTATGCATGGCGACAAGCCATTTTGGCAAAGTGTTTTCGTTTCGACAAGCCATTGTTCAAGCGGTTGTACGTTCGGGGATGCAGTCGGGGTGCCCATTGTTTTCTTATCAGGGCTGACCATCGCAGGGTCAACACTTTTTGCCCATTATACCGTTGAATTCGTATGCGCCTATATATTCGGCGTCTTTTTCCAAGTTTTTTCCATCGTTCCGATGAGTCGAAAAATGGGGAATGAGATGAGCTGGGGAAAAGGGTTCTGGAATGCTATTAAAGCCGATACACTGTCTTTAGTTGCATTTGAGATTGGGATGTTCGGCTGGATGGCCATTGTCCATTATGTGCTATTTACGAAACCGCCTGAACCTAACACAATGGTCTATTGGTTCATGATGCAAATCGCAATGATTCTTGGTGCTATCACCAGCTATCCAGCGAATTGGCTGTTGGTCAAAAAAGGCGTAAAGCATGGAATGTAAAAGAAAAATGCGCTCTTCCTTATAAAGGGAGCGCATTTTTTTCGGAAAGTGAGTATAAAACAAAGTAAAAATTCAACAAACCGCAGATACCCATTGTTGGAACACCGGTGTACAATTCGATCACTTCCATTTGCATCAATCATTTCTCTTTCTCCTGATTTTTATATGTTTAAAGGTATGTTTTTGAAAATTTTGCTCATTATCAAAGAGTGAATTAAAGCTCCGATCTGATTTCTATAGATTATCAACAACAATATACGTCGTCCGGATAGGCCCGTGGACGCCTACGACGAGGTTCATTTCGATGTCAGCGCTGTTGCTTGGACCTGAGATGAAATTTATGCAGGATGGAACGTGCTCTCCTGCTTCAACTTTTTGATGAATATCCTTTGCAGACTGTGTCAATCTTGGGACAATGGTGCTTTTGGGAATGATGGCGATGTAGCTTGCCGGGAGCAGGCTGACCGTCCTCGCCTTTCCTGCGCTGCTGAATAATACAACTGTTCCCGATTCAGCCAGTGCCATATCGCTGATAGTGATTCCAATATCGGCCCTTTCAGCAATGTCAATGTTTTCTTGTCCGAGAGTTGCATCCCATTCATGAATCTCTACTTCTTCTTTGCGGAGTTGATTAAATTTTTCATTAAGACCCATTTTTTCAAAACGGTCATCGTCACTTGTCACAATGGTCTTTCCATCATATTTATCTATAGTTTGTTCCAATGCTTCGGGTAATTCTGATAATGAAACGCATAGGAAGTCAGTATGTATTAGTTCGCATTGATCTTTTAACACCATCATAAGTTCATCCGCATTCAGCCCATTCAGCACATCCCATTGAGGCTGAAGGTTCCAGCTTGGCTTCTGCACAGCCCTTTCAAGGCGTGTTCTTCCAAGAGCCTGGGAAACGTTTTTTAAAAAAATCTCTTTATTTTGAATGAGCCCTTTCATCGTTGATTCCCCCTTCCATGCTGCGATTTTTGAACCAATCCCTGAAACGTTCTTTCTCCGGTGCTGGAAATTCACGATTATCCGTCCATGCCTTTAACAGACCTGGACCAGAAGAAATCTTACCATCTTTCGTGAAAGGCTTTACAACGGATGGGGCAAGTTTCGTTCCCATTTTATAAAGATTTGATGATCCCATGCCCAATTCGAACCCCTTCATGGCTAGCCACTCCGCTAAATCATTTCTTTTATCCACCTCTATGATTTTTTGCCTGTGCCTGATCAATAACTCATGAAGCGGAATTTTCACCGGGCAGGCATCTGTGCAGGCTGCACAAAGAGATGATGCAAAAGGCAATTCTTTATAGTCATCATATCCGGCAAGAAGCGGTGTCAAAACTGCGCCAATCGGTCCTGGATAAATCGATCCGTATGCATGGCCGCCGATGTGGCGATAAACTGGACAAACATTGATGCAGGCGGCACATCTGATGCAATGAAGAGCTTCCTGGAATTCAGTGCCTAATATGTTGGAACGTCCATTGTCGACTATGACCAAATGGAATTCTTCCGGTCCATCAACATCCCCTTCGTCTTTTGGACCAGTCAATGCTGTGACATAGCTCGTCAGTTTTTGTCCAACAGCACTTCTTGTGAGAAGACTCACCATTACATCAAGTTCTTCCCAAGTTGGGACGATGCGTTCCATTCCCATGACTGTTATTTGTGCCTTAGGCAAGGCTGTCACCATCCTGGCATTCCCTTCATTCGTTACCAACGCGATCGAGCCTGATTCAGCTACTGCGAAATTACAGCCGGTAATCCCGACGTCCGCCGCCAAAAATTCCTTGCGCAGCTGCTCCCGGGCAAAAAGCGTCAGCTCATCCGGATCCTCTGATTTCGCATACCCGAGACGGTCTTTAAATACATCTCGAATCTGTTCCTTATTTTTGTGCAATGCCGGCGCCACGATATGAGAAGGTGGATCCTGTTCGTCTATTTGTAAGATATATTCGCCGAGATCACTTTCAATCACTTCGCATCCAATGTCTTCCAACGCCTGATTCAGACCTATTTCCTCGGTCACCATCGATTTCGATTTGACGATTTTTCTTCCACTACTCTTTTTCACTACATTCCGGATATATTGATTCGCTTCTTCTGCGGTTTGGGCAAAAAAAACATGGCCACCCCGTTGGGCAATGTTTTCACTTAATTCTCCTAAGTAAAAATCGAGATACTCCATCGTATGCTGCCGAATTTCTTTTGCCAAGCTGCGCCATGATTCCCAATCGCCAAGTTCTTCCGCCGCATTCAATCGATTTCCTTGGAGCCGTTCCTGCGCAGAGCGCACTGCCCCCCTCATGAATTGATTCCCAAGTCCTGTATCCACGCGTTTTGAAAACGCGCCCTCCCCGATTTTTATCGACATGCTTGTCCCTCCCGGCTGTTCAAGATTTCGGCTATATGCATCACTTTTATCGGCTTTCCCTTTCGTTCGATTCGGCCGCCGATATTCATCAGACAGCCTCCATCTGCACCAATCAGGATTTCCGCTTCTGTTTCATCGATATTGGAAATCTTTTCGTCAACCATTTCCTCCGAGATGCTGCTCATCTTTACGGAGAACGTTCCTCCGAAACCGCAGCAATCCTGCGAATTTGGCAGATTGATAAGCTCTAAACCTTTTACATTTTTCAATAGTTTAATAGGTGCATCCTGTACACCGAGCAGCCTGGTCATATGACAGGATGTATGATAAGTGGCCCTGCCAGCAAAGACAGCCCCCGTATCTTCCAATTTCAAGACTTCCACCAAGAATTGTGTCAATTCGTACGTTTTTGCTTTCAATTTTTGTGCCCTTTCCTGCCATTCGGGCTCATTTACGAACAGAGACTCGTACTCCTTCAACATGTAAGCGCAAGAACCGGATGGGGTGACAACGTATTCTGATTCTGAGAATACTTGAATCATATGCTTGGCTATATGTTTGGCCGCTTTTTGATACCCACTGTTAAATGCGGGCTGGCCGCAGCATGTCTGAGCCTCAGGGAAATCAACCTCGCATCCCAATCGTTCCAGCAGCTCAACCGCTGCCTTCCCTGCACGAACATAAAATAAGTCACATAGACAAGTAATGAATAAAGAAACTTTCATGGTGAGGAACTCCTTTTTTAGAATGATTTCCGATCTTCATTGAGTATAGCTTTCTCGCTATTTTATGGACGAATTGTTTAAAGATTGAAAAACAGCGATGTTATGGATATTTCTATTTTACAACATTTTGAAACTGAATATTTACTATCCTATTGATTTCCCCTTGGATCGAAGCAGAATGAATAACACTTCCGGGTCATTTGATAGATAAAAAAAGCCATCCAAATGGATAGCTTTATGCTTTTTTCACGTAGTACAACCTGGAAAGAACGATCCCAATCATTCCTAATCCGATAAAAAGGATCGCACGAATAACAATGGTCACATACTGAAGATCAAATAAAATCAGTTTTCCCAGTGTCAATAAAAGCAGCCCCATCCCAAGCAGTCTCAAGGCTTTATTGTTATATAGCACCCCCGCAATGAGGCAAACGGAAGCATAGATGGCCCAACTGAATGAGATGGACATCATTTCGATATTAAAAGTGTAGCCTTTTGTCAGGCTGCTGACCATCAACGTGATAAACGCAAGCTGCACCAATGTATTTACAGCAATGATAAAGTAATGGATTATCGCCTGATCCTGATAATATCTTTTTGTCCATAGATATAGTCCTGAAAGGGAAATCAATCCTGTGAACCAGAGAATAGTTTCCCAGCCCAGCTTGATTACAGGAAGCTCGACGAGGAATACAACATGCATCAGGACAGCGATGATGCTTAAGCCGATCATCATTTCCTTTTTCTCTTGATGGAAACGATTGTTCATTTCAATCAAACCATACATTGAAGCAATGAACCCAATCCAAACGAAGGTTTCACCACTCCAAAGCTTGTCGATCGGTTGGACCATGACCATCAATCCACCGATGATGTATATGATATATCCTGAAATCTTTTGAAGTTCAAGCTTGAATTTTTCACCAAGATACACTGCAGCAATCCCCTCAAGCAGAAGTGCTGCCATTGTTGCAGCTTGATCATTTTCAAATAGCTGAAACCAAAGCAGTCCTAGTCCGAACGTAGCAATGGATAACGACACGGACATGAATTCATTTCTGGAAGTTTTATTAGCAATGAAAGCAATCGTGCAATAAACAAGGACCATCATCAATAAGTATCCGTTAAATATCGTTTCAGGAAGCAACCCTGCCTTTGCCCATGCAGTAGTGAGGACAAAGCTGGTAAATAAGATCGGGATCGGCAAAAGAGTATCCAGCTTTTTGAAAAACACGGAATAGAAAATAAGAAAGTGCTGCATTAACGCTCCAATCGCAATCACGAGCAGGATATCCTGCTGATATTGATCCGGTGTTACAATAAAGAAAAGTGCCAAAACAAAATGCAAAAGCCCCGTCGCTATAAAAAATAAAAGCTTATATCCAGTGTGAATCGCAAAATATAGTAAAACGCCATAGAAAAATATTTCATAGATAACCCCAACAAAAGGCGGCCCCTCCTGCCCGGCAAGCAGGAATGGGATCAAATAACCCATAACCGCGAAAAGGATTGCCATCACTTCTGAACGATGGCGTTTTGATAAATAGATCCCCAATCCAATCCATAGGATATTCATGATAAATGCTGGAGCAGCCGGAATCATCCCATACAAGCTGTTCATGGCAAACGTAGTTAATATGAGAATCGACACAGAGCCCGTCAATAGTACTTTCCCCAAGGCTGAACGATCGTGCTTGAATTGCTTTTCTCCGATGAACATGATGATGCCCGCTGACACGAATCCCAATATCACCCGCGCGGTTTCCGTCAGGATGCTGTACTCCACAGCGACCTTGAATCCCCATACAACACCTAAGAGCAGAACGAATATGAAGATCCTCGGAAGCCAGACCCTTCCGATCGCGTATTCCCAGTCGATCGGTTCTGTTTCCGTTTTGGTTATGGAGGTGGCCGATTGATTATTATTCGAAGCTTTTTCTTTAAAAATAGGCTCTGTAGGCAGTCCACTTCTCTTTGTTTCCGCACCCTTCAATTCATGAGCAAGTCTGATTTCTTTCCCGCCTTCTTCTTCCCTAACATCCAGCCGCTTCTTAAGCAGCCGAACTTCATTTTCCAGCTGATGGACACGCTCTTCCAAATGCTCGAAGCTTTGCTGATCCACACGATCTCCCCCTTGAACTCCACTAATAAACCAATCTCAAATTCCATTAATATCCTATTTTTACATTATAGTTGAAAAAGGTGACAGGCACCATCCATTTATTGGATGGTGCCTGTCACCTTGAATTAATTCCCAGATCCAGGAGGAATGACGACAGGGTTGAAGTTGTCTTTTCCCCCGCCTCCGTTGTAGTAGAGCGGGACTTTTCCCGGGTGGAAGAGATCGCCTATCTTGACCGAATTGGAGATCTCAATCGGCTTCGAGCGCAGCGGGATAATGACATTCATTTGTATTTTTACATTGATATAAACTTCCAGGTACGTATTGTTAATTCCGGTTTCAACGATTTTGGTTTCGACATTGGATGTGACAGCGCCGAGAATTTCCAATTTAACAGGGATTTTCGGTCCTAAATTAGAGAAGAGCGTTTGCTTCGTGGCCATTCCAAGCGGTACATAATATACGATTCCGTGCTGCTGTTTCGATTCTTCATAATCAATGTTTATATCCCGGTACAAATCTTCTAAATCATCAATCTCGCCATTTTCCATTAAATCCAGGTATTTTTGTACCCTTGTAGTCGCTTCTGAGATGACCCTATTATAAATTTGAGGGTTGAAGCTATAGGATAAATCATCACCAGACCCACGAGTGACAATCAATTTATCGATATCGATATTTTCCGAGATTTTCTTTGAAATGGCATCATTGATTGCTTGTGAGCCGAATTGCGTCGCCTTCGTTTCGGCTATGCTCATCAGGATGGGTTCGATGTTCTTATTTATTACAACTAAACTGATTGCAGTCGAGAAGCAGAAAAAGATAAAAGTAATCAAAAACACGTAGCGAAAAGGCAAGGGACCATATTTCCGTTTGAACTTGCTCTTATTCTTCCTAAGCACAACACCCCTCCTCGCTTTAAATTATATGCATGGACCAATCAAACAATATCCAAAAATAAAAAAGGGTGACAGGCACCATCCATTTTCTGGATGGTGCCTGTCACCCTTTTCGTGGGGTCTTCAATACTCCTATTCATGATAAACTTCTTGAATTTTTTGCATACCCTCTCATCAATATCTGAAAATCCTTGGTTTCTAAAACTTCTATATGATTGCGACCAGCCATATTTATAAGTTTTTCATATAAGGAAGATGGCTCAAACCGCGTTAACTTAATTCGTGAATCATCCATCATATAGATAACCGCTCGCCTGGTAGCCCATCCGACACGCATACATTTTATTCTTTTGATTTCAGATACATGAATGGCTCGTTGATATAGGACCCTGTTCAAAAAAGTAACACGATAAACAACCTGATCATCATTCATTTCAATTTCAATTTCGATCTTGAGGAGACCAATAATAAAAAGTGCGGCAATTGGAAAAATAATTCTCCAATGACGATCGATGCCATCTACCGTGATGGTACTGCCAATAAATGATAAAACGAGGATGAAATATAGCGGCCATTTTCTTCTCTTTGAGTAAAACTTCATCATTTCCACCTTCTAGCGTCATTTCATTCCTCCAAATTATACCATATTTTCAGATTATTGAAATTTTGACTTAAATCATTGTGTAATAAAAAAATGAATTTCTGATAAATAGGTTTGACTTTGACGCAGCGTGAAGGTGTACAGTTAAATTGTCAGGAGGTGAGCACGTGGAATATACAGTCAAGAAGCTGGGCCGATTGGCTGGAGTCAGCACTAGGACTTTACGATATTATGACGAAATTGATCTTCTTAAGCCGGCAAGAATCAATTCGTCTGGCTACCGGATATACGGTCAAAAAGAAGTAGATCGGCTGCAGCAAATCCTTTTTTACAGGGAACTAGGTGTTAGTTTGGAAAAAATAAAAGAAATCATGACATCACCATCCTTTGATGGAGCAAGAGCGCTTCAAGAACACCATGAACTGCTCCTCGACAAGCGCAGGCAATTGGATCTTCTCATTAGAAATGTTGAAAAGACCATTGCAGAAAAAGAAGGGAGAATGAAGATGACGAATCAAGATAAATTTGAAGGCTTTAAAAAGGAAATGGTTGAAGATAATGAAAAGAAATATGGTGAAGAAATACGGAGCAAATACGGAAACGAAGCGGTCGAACAATCAAACGCAAAAGTCATGAACATGACCGAGGAACAGCATAAAGAAGTCACTCGAATCTCTGAGGAATTGGCGGATACGTTGGCAGCAGCATTCAAGTCCGGAAATCCGGCTGGACCCCTCGCTCAAAAAACGGCTGACCTACACAAACAATGGCTGATGCATTATTGGAGTCATTACAGCAAAGAAGCGCATGCAGGTCTTGCTCAAATGTATGTGGATGATGAACGCTTCAAAGCAAATTACGACAAAAATCAACCTGGTACAGCAGAATTTTTACGGGATGCCATCCATATTTATACCGGTGTAAAGCAGTAAAAAAAGGGGCACCATCCATTTTTTGGATGGTGCCTGTCACCCTTTTCTCATCCCAACATTCCTTTCAGTGATTTAAATAATTTCATGGCTATTCGGTTTTGAACATTCATTTTGTGCTTCCCTTTATATACGGTGAGGTTTTTCCCGTTCTTGTTAGTCATTTTCTTTTCTTCCATTATGCTCTTCCTCCAGCTGTCTTTTTTATCAACATATCCAGAAGAAGCGTTTTTTATGACGAAATAGAAAAAAGAGCAATCTCTGAATGGATTGCTCTCTATCTATTTGCGATAAGCTCAAGTGCTCTTTTATTCATTTTTCGGATATCCCGGGATGTTTTGCTTGTCGACTGTTTGGTGATTTTGGTGATTTTCAACTTATCTTTATCGTTTATTTTCTTTTCCTTGTTTTTCATCTTTAACCCTCCCTGTGAGAAGTGGCCTCTCTATTATTATACCACGATTTTAATTGAATGAATCATAGAGATACACTAAATTTGCAATATGGATTGCATCGACTTCAAGCAATATTCCATTTTGATTATGTAGGACTGCCAGAACCATGTTAGCCGATGATGGATATGCCGGAATGATCATTAAATCTTCTCCATCCAAGGACACGATTTCTGATTCAAACAACATAACAGCTATATCATCTGTATCCAGTTCTTCAATATTATACGTATTCGTGATTGTGGAGAGTGTACTTCTTATGGAAGCTCTAAGCTCCCCTTCTTCTATGGAATTACCCAGTTCATAAACGAATACTGAAAGACCGAATTGTTCTGCGTATATATTCAAGTACTGATGCAATGTCACCGGTTCACCCTCGAATGGCAAAGTGGTTTGCTGAAGCATGTAGGACATATAATTCGTTTTCTTTACCATATTACGTTGGATGGCATCATTTTTTTGTATCGTATCCTTAAAGAAGTCCCCATATTGAAACTCTGTATTCCATATCTTCATAATACTGGGTGTCAGCAAAACTGATATGTCAATGAACACAATGACAGCAGCTAATTGCAATATCAGCTTCCAATCAGCCGGTTCCAAATCGCCCACAATCACCCCAATACCCAAACCGACCACAAATATTACATAAAACGTCTTTCTCAACATCCGCAGCACCAAGTAATACTCCATTTGTCGGAAAACTGAAAATAACCATATCCCAACGATATAAATCAACAATACTGCCAATAACATTTGAACATACATCGGCTAAAGCTCCAATTCTATATTATTTTTTTTGGTGACAGGCACCATCCAGAATATGGATGGTGCCTGTCACCCACCTCATCCTAGTTCCTTCAAGTAATGCTCGATTTGTTTGCTGTAATTATTTAAGTCTTTTTTGCCGGTGTCATTAATGGAGTAGATTCCTCTTTGTACCCGCTCGAACCACCCATAGTAGTTTTTGTTCAGGATGGACAAAGTTTTTTCACCGGTTCCCATTTCCCTGAGTGCCTTCGGTGAAAGCGGGCCGAATTTGTCCAGATAACAGCCAATTTTTATGCAGCTCTCTTTATAAGCGGTCAAGATTTTCGTGCCTGTGCTGCCGCCTATGTTATAATCACCGTGCCGGCCGGCGACTTCCCTGATCAATAGCTCACGTTTTTTCTTGTTCGACTGTTTGCTTCTTTTTCGATCGAAAGGAACAGGATCGATTTGAATATCCACTCTTTTTATGCCCCGTCTGAACGAAACCAAAATCAGTCCTAATTCCAAACGCCTCACGAGATGGCATAAATCCCTCCACTTCTTGGAGCGAAGGCTATGCGTCGGTCTAGGTATAGCTATATATACTAGATTCGTCATTTTTTGGCGCTTTGTGGCTTGCACCAACAAATCCATATTCAGTCTCAGCTTCATTTCGACGATGATCAGTTCATCGTCCTTCACCGCAGCAATATCACAATCCCTTACTTCACCATACACTTCATAACCAAGCTTGACGAAGTGCTTTTGAATCGGAGGATATAGATCAACTTCAAAAATCCTTTCATTTTCCTTCATTTTTATTATTACCATCCTTTAATTCTACTAATCTTCTAAAAATCCACCTAATTTCATGATATCATTCGATTATACATAGGTAAAAAAGGGAATATCCCTTTTAAGGAGGAATTGTTCATGCTTTGGACCATAATCGGAATCATCATACTCATATGGCTTATCGTCATTGCCCTGAAACTTGCAGGGGCCATCATCCACCTATTGCTGGTGGCTGCCGCCATATTAATCATCTATAAACTAATGGCACGAATGAAGAATCGTTGACTATACATTAATCAAACGATAAAAGCTGGTCCTTTGTAAATGGACCAGCTTTCCTAATTATCATAGTAAAGATCATGTGCAAGGATTTAATACACCGATCTTTCGTCCAATTTTTTCTTCGTTTCTTCGTTAAATAATATTACATTCTTTTGAGTTGAATCCTTTCCTTGAAAATACCATAATGCCAGCTGATCCACATGATATTGGACTGCCTTGACACCAAGCTTCGATTGTAAATCGATCCATTTTGCGTCTATCCCATTCACCTTGATCGACTGATTTTCTTCATTTGGTAGCAAACCATACACTAAATCTCCTTCTGTCGCTATGTTGCTGAGGATATCATTCGGCAGATTTGTTCTCACCGGTGAAATCCTCGACTGAATGACCTTCCATCCTAAAAGCCCTTTATGAAGCTTGGCAGCGCCTAAATTGTGTTTGCTGTCGATAAAAAAGTATAGTGCTTGATCGCCTTTTTCCTCAGCAGAAATTGAAGCCAAAATATCTTCATCGACATTTTTCAATGCTTTTTCCGGCTCAGTAAATGAAACTGATCTTTCCTTTACGAATGCCGAACATAAAAAGTATGCAGAAAATACGATCAGCAAAATGATCGAAATTTTTATGGATTGTTGTTTCATCATTTTTCCACCTCTTCGCGATTGAATCAAAATGTCATGATTAAACTATTGGTGCCGCAACAAATAATAGTAATGTTATAAGCAGTAATGCTAGACTTAACTTTCCCGATAGTTTTTTATGTTCCTTCCTGCGGTAAAACCCTGAAAATTGTAGCCGGTTGCGATAAAGCACAAAAATGCAGATCAGGATTGCAGACTCTAACAACCAACCGCCTTCAGGGGCAGCGAGCGACACCCCTAAAAATTCGTATAATTTACTGATCAATATCAACGATCCCCCACCAAAGATTATTATGATGGCGATGATTCGAAGCAGTTCCAAAAATGCTCTTGTCATGCTGCAATAACCTTTCCTTTCTATAAAACTTTAAGATGGGTGAAGCTTCATTATTGGACGATCCCCACGGACCTCCAATGGGCGCCTCCATCCACCGTTTTGAACAAGCCTGTTTCCGAAAACCCATACCCCTCTGTACTCGATACAAATTGAAAATCAGCCTCTGGAAAGGAGGCAGGCATTTCCATCCATTCCTTTCCTCCATTATCGGTACGGAAAAATTCATTTCCACTGGCCAACCAGCCATGTTCCAAGTCTGAAAAAGACATTGTAAAATTATCCTTTTGAAAAAATGGATAGGCTTGTTCGCTGTATACTGCAATCGGAATCTCAGATTCGGCATATTTTTCCCAGCCAGTCCCTTTGGAATAATGAAAGATCCAAAGCTTGGCTTTACCTTTTTGAAGGTTTTTTGGGAAACGTATTGCTGCCATCATTCCTTGCTCCCCAAAAAAGATGGGCCGATGATAATCGATTTCCTCGCCATCAATTGTTTGAATCAACTTGATCGATTTCCAAGATTCTCCGCCGTCAATCGATTGGAATAAAGAGGTGGTAGATGGATCGAAATAATCTGTACCCTCTTTTACAGATTGCCCGATACTCCAAATAACCTTTTCATTATATGGATAAATCCATTTTGCTGTTGAGTTGGAAAAACCCTTCAACTGCATCTCCTTCCAATTCTCTCCGCCATCGCTCGTACGGTAAAGTTTGTAAGGCAAGACTCCTGCGGCTTCGTTGATTTCAGTTGTATACAGCCACCCTTTGCTGGAGTCGATGAACTGGACATCTTCTATCCCATTGCCTTTTAAATGATTCAATTCAAGTCTCTTCCAAGTTTCTCCTCCATCTGTTGTAAAAAATTCTTGAAATTCCCCTCTAGTTTTCCCATGGAAAAAAACCTTGGCCACTTTCTCATTGACAAACACATACTCTTTATCTGAATTCCCATCAAGTAGCTGTGAAGGCGTCACGTCTTGATCATGCATCCATCCATCATTCGTTTTCAGTATGTGATTCACATCATCGACGGACCACCCTGACTGTCCGTCAATCATTTGCAAATGATTGACATGATATATTTTTTGCTGGATAGTCAATCCCTGTTCATCATGAAAAAGTCCAGCGGCTGAATTCTTGAAATAAGCCGCATTTTCTTTTGGAACATCCTTTACTGTAAAAATCCCACTCTCCAAAAAGGAAATCCCCATGAACAATAGAACGGCAGCGGGAATAACAATCGCACCAGCGAAGACAGTCATGAATGGCTTTCGCTGTCTTTTCAAGCGAGTGTGTTCGGAAAGGTAATGAATTTTACCTTTTAATCTTATTTTTTCATATTCCTTAAAAACAGGCTCCTGACTTATATAAACATCAATCGATTTTTTAAATCCATCATGATTCAACGAGGAAGCCTCCTAACTTTTGTTCCAGGATCTTTCTGCCGCGGGTCAAACGTGTCCTTACTGTTGATGGGTTTACAT carries:
- a CDS encoding MerR family transcriptional regulator, whose product is MEYTVKKLGRLAGVSTRTLRYYDEIDLLKPARINSSGYRIYGQKEVDRLQQILFYRELGVSLEKIKEIMTSPSFDGARALQEHHELLLDKRRQLDLLIRNVEKTIAEKEGRMKMTNQDKFEGFKKEMVEDNEKKYGEEIRSKYGNEAVEQSNAKVMNMTEEQHKEVTRISEELADTLAAAFKSGNPAGPLAQKTADLHKQWLMHYWSHYSKEAHAGLAQMYVDDERFKANYDKNQPGTAEFLRDAIHIYTGVKQ
- a CDS encoding type II toxin-antitoxin system SpoIISA family toxin — protein: MYVQMLLAVLLIYIVGIWLFSVFRQMEYYLVLRMLRKTFYVIFVVGLGIGVIVGDLEPADWKLILQLAAVIVFIDISVLLTPSIMKIWNTEFQYGDFFKDTIQKNDAIQRNMVKKTNYMSYMLQQTTLPFEGEPVTLHQYLNIYAEQFGLSVFVYELGNSIEEGELRASIRSTLSTITNTYNIEELDTDDIAVMLFESEIVSLDGEDLMIIPAYPSSANMVLAVLHNQNGILLEVDAIHIANLVYLYDSFN
- the yunB gene encoding sporulation protein YunB; the protein is MLRKNKSKFKRKYGPLPFRYVFLITFIFFCFSTAISLVVINKNIEPILMSIAETKATQFGSQAINDAISKKISENIDIDKLIVTRGSGDDLSYSFNPQIYNRVISEATTRVQKYLDLMENGEIDDLEDLYRDINIDYEESKQQHGIVYYVPLGMATKQTLFSNLGPKIPVKLEILGAVTSNVETKIVETGINNTYLEVYINVKIQMNVIIPLRSKPIEISNSVKIGDLFHPGKVPLYYNGGGGKDNFNPVVIPPGSGN
- a CDS encoding DUF2161 domain-containing phosphodiesterase — encoded protein: MKENERIFEVDLYPPIQKHFVKLGYEVYGEVRDCDIAAVKDDELIIVEMKLRLNMDLLVQATKRQKMTNLVYIAIPRPTHSLRSKKWRDLCHLVRRLELGLILVSFRRGIKRVDIQIDPVPFDRKRSKQSNKKKRELLIREVAGRHGDYNIGGSTGTKILTAYKESCIKIGCYLDKFGPLSPKALREMGTGEKTLSILNKNYYGWFERVQRGIYSINDTGKKDLNNYSKQIEHYLKELG
- a CDS encoding lmo0937 family membrane protein; translated protein: MLWTIIGIIILIWLIVIALKLAGAIIHLLLVAAAILIIYKLMARMKNR